A single window of Bombus pascuorum chromosome 1, iyBomPasc1.1, whole genome shotgun sequence DNA harbors:
- the LOC132910183 gene encoding protein polybromo-1 isoform X2, translating to MNKRRRTSSVASRGTEDDGDDIPPEPTKRRKKIDPSDLCQQLYDVLRNQKKEDGTLLCDAFIRVPKRRQEPGYYEVVTNPIDLLKVQQKLKTDEYRDMDDLAADIQLMVNNAKAFYMRTSPEYKDATELWELCINTKNRIMEEYEDPEPKGKLILKVGRLARKATTKQEDAEDTSESSTNPDEETMQQFEDLFAAVMTATDPADNNRPLHTMFQLKPSKKLYPEYYDVIETPVDLKTVARKIQEGAYSSITDMEKDLMLMCRNACQFNEPGSQIYKDAKLLKKIITAAARKQDIGLSSTVPKIATTAPSTRSKRGSRTMAQSLIAQTATLPDEDEESDDEEDEPAETEEADNPQWQLFQTIRTAPNNQGVRMSEYFWKLPSKRLYPDYYKTIKNPISLLQIRTKIKKGEYGTVSEVAGDMNIMFENAKKYNIHTSRLYKCAVKLQKIMQEKVHELLEFDQDSDSDSEFENSSHQPKLIKRASNLLTRGKYKDNIPLKKRLYALVKCVIEYCEDGRQPMLMFMEKPSKKLYPDYYQVIAEPIDMLAIEANIKAEKYQSENELIQDFKLMFNNCRQYNEEGSLIYEDANTLERVLMDKVKELGPLPETPKPTKSSASTPTRNVGRPKKVVPLHLQKLKTMYDTIKDYHDAKGRQLSLIFMKLPNKNEYPDYYEVIKQPMNMEKIASALKNNGYENLDELVSDFILMFDNACKYNEPDSQIYKDALILQRLVLQTKLQLSEDEESVPDVSAAVQEILATIFTALYNHQDEEGRCYSDSMAELPEHDIVDGKKIRGLSLDLIKRRLDRGVYKRLDRFQEDVFTCLERARRLSRTDSQPFEDSVELQAFFLRTRDEVTRGGDLLHSPALNYTLLDLSAQVAELKRVKQQQELSLPNEDESCDGNETKDSETNTNTEGSNSDNGGSMSFNQEVYRAGDFAYVEPTERGMEYSVVLIERLWTNTEGQQMLYGNLFYRPSETYHVASRKFLDKELFKSDAHVAVPLVKVAGRCCVLSVKDYFRMQPDGFLEKDVYVCESRYSTKARAFKKIKVWNFDPDHLKLIPREKSLEPKRVISVYKERLEKHKEEIAELEEGEKLTEKERPNVILYNPDDAESTYYEQYNTCAGSVKTGDFVYVATDGGRQQIAQIDAIWSTKDGKCYFKGPWLLMPAEVPHAPTKLFYKQELFLSTVDGTHPIVAIVGKCAVLDYGEYICSRPTEIPEDDVYICESLYDESKSLMKKLGQEGLKKFNHNSAVTEDEIYFFRRPINPAKIPGDVAQTQNQVKSVTPSSAQFEMEASPLLPKLEPDVLGMGVGLGVGVGVGVGEDSMDAGGPPSIGSAEAQPVLSNTQTPVSTKKKTAGKKLVTGYILYSSKMRTQITQNNPESSFGEISRIVGNEWRKLSAGEKQAWEERAIKMNEDGGQLKGNNVSVGTNALQDVVYECCWDNCDWQFEDMTDCIDHCIAEQNGHVQSSFINAASDVEFQCQWRGCGRTKKSVPPFPSVQRLARHVKEVHILKSNGRIIPPSERSKNYMASKGPTILPPMETETSAAATQTSNISGAKQPEPMFVAVPPRPSRVLHSDAYLRYIEALNVENRYISNWDKQMNANPDNTQIPDVTKLPAEWLGNGVGNHGNVVNALWTLRNMMMRDVLAINKTL from the exons ATGAACAAGCGCCGTAGAACATCTTCAGTTGCAAGTCGAGGCACAGAAGATGATGGTGACGATATACCACCTGAACCGACAAAGAGACGGAAAAAAATAGATCCT agTGACCTGTGCCAACAGTTATACGATGTTCTACGTAatcaaaagaaagaagatggaACATTATTATGTGATGCATTTATACGTGTGCCTAAACGTAGACAAGAACCAGGTTATTATGAAGTTGTAACAAATCCTATAGACCTACTAAAGGTTCAGCAGAAACTAAAAACAGATGAATACAGGGACATGGATGATTTAGCAGCTGATATTCAACTCATGGTTAATAATGCAAAAGCTTTTTATATG cgTACATCTCCTGAATATAAAGATGCCACTGAACTCTGggaattatgtataaatacaaaaaatcgCATTATGGAAGAATATGAAGATCCAGAACCTAAAGGAAAACTTATCCTAAAAGTAGGACGACTG GCTCGGAAAGCTACAACGAAACAAGAAGATGCAGAAGATACATCTGAAAGTTCTACAAATCCTGATGAAGAGACAATGCAACAGTTTGAAGATTTATTTGCAGCAGTTATGACAGCAACAGATCCAGCTGATAATAACAGACCATTGCATACAATGTTTCAACTAAAACCATCTAAAAAA ttATATCCAGAATATTATGATGTAATTGAAACACCAGTAGATTTAAAAACAGTTGcaagaaaaattcaagaagGAGCCTATAGTAGCATTACAGAcatggaaaaagatttaatgtTAATGTGTCGTAATGCTTGTCAATTTAATGAGCCTGGTTCTCAAATTTACAAAGATGCAAagcttttgaaaaaaattattactgcAGCTGCAAGAAAGCAAGATATTGGTTTAAGCAGTACTGTTCCAAAAATTGCAACAACAGCACCATCAACAAGAAGTAAAAGAGGAAGTCGTACTATGGCACAGTCTTTAATAGCTCAAACTGCAACATTACCAGATGAAGATGAAGAAAGTGATGATGAAGAAGATGAACCTGCAGAAACTGAAGAAGCTGATAATCCACAGTGGCAATTATTTCAAACTATCAGAACAGCACCTAACAATCAAg GAGTTAGAATGAGCGAATATTTTTGGAAACTGCCATCAAAGAGGTTATATcccgattattataaaacgattaaaaatccTATTTCTTTACTACAAATTCGTACTAAAATAAag AAAGGTGAATATGGTACTGTGAGTGAAGTAGCTGGTGACATGAATATTATGtttgaaaatgcaaaaaaatataatattcatacgTCTAGATTATATAAG TGTGCTGTAAAACTACAGAAAATTATGCAAGAAAAAGTACATGAACTGTTAGAATTTGATCAG GATTCAGACTCAGATAGTGAATTTGAAAATAGCTCTCATCAACCTAAACTTATTAAACGTGCTTCAAACCTGTTAACACGTGGAAAATATAAAGACAATATACCACTGAAGAAAAGATTGTATGCACTAGTTAAATGTGTTATAGAATAC tgtGAAGATGGTCGGCAACCGATGTTAATGTTTATGGAAAAACCctctaaaaaattatatccgGATTATTATCAAGTGATAGCAGAACCAATTGATATGTTAGCCATTGAAGCTAATATTAAGgcagaaaaatatcaaagtgaAAACGAATTAATACAAGATTTTAag ttaatgtttaataattgTCGCCAATACAATGAAGAAGGTTCTTTAATATATGAAGATGCAAATACCCTTGAGAGAGTTCTAATGGATAAAGTAAAAGAATTAGGTCCTTTGCCAGAGACACCCAAACCTACAAAATCAAGTGCATCTACCCCTACTAGAAATGTtgg GAGACCTAAAAAGGTTGTACCACTACActtacaaaaattgaaaactatGTATGACACTATAAAAGATTATCACGACGCAAAAGGGAGACagttatctttaatttttatgaaattaccaaataaaaatgaatatcctGATTATTATGAAGTTATTAAACAACCAATGAACATGGAAAAAATAGCGTCTGCTCTAAAGAATAATGGATACGAGAATTTGGATGAACTCGTATCGGATTTCATATTAATGTTTGATAATGCTTGCAAGTACAATGAACCTGATTCGCAAATATACAAG GATgctttaattttacaaagattagttcttcaaacaaaattacaattaagtGAAGATGAAGAAAGTGTGCCAGATGTATCAGCTGCAGTTCAAGAAATATTAGCAACAATCTTCACTGCTCTTTATAATCATCAAGATGAAGAAGGAAGATGTTATTCGGACTCAATGGCAGAACTTCCAGAACACGACATAGTTGATGGGAAAAA gATACGAGGATTATCATTAGATTTGATTAAAAGAAGATTAGATCGTGGAGTATATAAACGATTAGATCGTTTTCAAGAAGATGTATTTACATGTTTAGAAAGAGCTAGAAGATTATCGCGTACAGATTCGCAACCTTTTGAGGATAGTGTAGAACTACAAGCATTTTTTTTACGTACTCGTGATGAAGTAACTCGTGGAGGGGATTTATTACATTCACCAGCACTTAACTATACACTTCTTGATCTCTCTGCACAAGTTGCAGAATTAAAACGTGTTAAGCAACAACAAGAACTGTCATTACCTAATGAGGATGAAAGCTGTGATGGCAATGAGACAAAA gATTCTGAAACAAATACTAATACAGAGGGAAGTAATAGTGATAATGGTGGGTCTATGAGTTTTAATCAAGAAGTATATAGAGCTGGGGACTTTGCATATGTAGAACCTACAGAACGAGGCATGGAATATAGTGTGGTTCTCATAGAACGTCTATGGACAAATACAGAAGGTCAACAAATGTTATAtggcaatttattttatagaccAAGTGAAACTTATCATGTGGCATCTAGAAAATTCCTTGACAAGGAGTTATTTAAAAGTGACGCTCATGTAGCTGTACCTTTGGTAAAAGTAGCTGGAAGGTGTTGCGTACTAAGTGTTAAGGATTACTTTAGAATGCAACCTGATGGTTTCTTAGAAAAAGATGTTTATGTATGTGAATCGCGATATTCTACAAAAGCAAGagcttttaaaaaaattaaagtcTGGAATTTTGATCCAGATCATTTAAAGTTAATTCCAAGAGAGAAATCATTAGAACCAAAGCGAGTAATATCAGTATATAAGGAAAGATTAGAGAAACACAAAGAAGAAATTGCTGAGTTGGAGGAAGGAGAAAAATtgacagagaaagaaagaccT aatgtgatattatataatccAGATGATGCAGAAAGTACATATTATGAACAATATAATACATGTGCAGGGTCTGTAAAAACTGGAGATTTTGTTTATGTAGCAACAGATGGAGGTAGACAACAAATTGCACAAATTGATGCTATATGGTCGACAAAAGA tgGAAAGTGTTATTTTAAAGGCCCATGGTTGTTAATGCCTGCAGAAGTACCACATGCTCCTACTAAGTTATTTTACAAACAAGAACTATTCCTATCTACAGTTGATGGTACTCACCCTATTGTGGCCATTGTTGGAAAATGTGCCGTCCTTGACTATGGAGAATACATTTGTA gtCGACCGACAGAAATTCCAGAAGATGATGTATATATTTGTGAATCGTTATACGATGAAAGTAAAAGCCTCATGAAAAAATTAGGACAAGAAGgtctaaaaaaatttaatcataaTTCGGCAGTAACTGAAGACGAAATTTACTTCTTCCGAAGACCTATTAATCCAGCTAAG ATTCCGGGCGATGTGGCTCAGACGCAAAATCAAGTCAAGTCTGTTACTCCTAGTTCAGCTCAATTTGAAAtg GAAGCATCACCATTGTTACCGAAGCTGGAACCCGATGTACTAGGCATGGGAGTAGGATTAGGAGTGGGAGTAGGAGTAGGAGTTGGGGAGGACAGCATGGATGCTGGTGGTCCACCGTCCATTGGATCTGCAGAAGCTCAACCGGTGCTCTCCAATACTCAGACACCTGTGTCGACTAAAAAG AAAACGGCGGGTAAGAAATTAGTTACGggctatattttatattcgagTAAAATGCGAACGCAGATTACACAAAACAATCCTGAATCATCCTTTGGGGAGATTAGCAGAATTGTTGGCAACGag tgGAGGAAATTGTCAGCAGGAGAAAAACAAGCTTGGGAGGAAAGAGCAATTAAAATGAATGAAGATGGTGGACAACTTAAAGGAAATAATGTTTCAGTAGGCACTAATGCTTTACAAGATGTAGTTTATGAATGTTGCTGGGATAACTGTGACTGGCAATTTGAAGATATGACCGATTGTATCGACCATTGTATTGCGGAACAAAATGGACATGTTCAATCGTCTTTTATTAATGCTGCAAGCG ATGTCGAATTTCAATGTCAATGGCGTGGTTGTGGCCGTACGAAAAAATCTGTACCCCCATTTCCAAGTGTACAAAGACTTGCAAGGCACGTTAAGGAAGTACATATCCTTAAGTCAAATGGACGTATAATACCTCCTTCGGAAAGAAGCAA aaactATATGGCATCAAAAGGTCCAACGATATTGCCACCAATGGAAACag aaacatCAGCAGCTGCTACGCAAACAAGCAACATTTCTGGTGCTAAACAACCAGAACCCATGTTTGTTGCTGTTCCTCCAAGACCAAGTCGCGTATTACATTCAGATGCGTACTTACG ATATATTGAAGCACTGAACGTAGAAAATCGGTACATATCAAATTGGGACAAACAAATGAATGCTAATCCTGATAATACACAAATCCCTGATGTAACGAAATTGCCTGCGGAATGGTTAGGCAATGGTGTAGGCAACCATGGAAATGTGGTAAATGCCTTATGGACACTCAGGAACATGATGATGCGAGATGTGTTAGCcattaataaaactttatag